GCCGCTTCTGCCACAACACGAAGCCGTTGCGCTCCCAGACGAGCAGCTTCACCTGGTCGCGCCGCCGGTTGCAGAAGCCGAAGACGTGAGCCGAGAAGGGATCGAGCGCCAGATCCTCGGCCACCAGCGCCGAGAGCCCGTTGATTGCCTTGCGGAAGTCCACCGCCTCGCGGCACAGGTGGACGCGCACCGTCTCGAGCGGCCGCATCAGAGCCTCGC
The DNA window shown above is from Deltaproteobacteria bacterium and carries:
- the tnpB gene encoding IS66 family insertion sequence element accessory protein TnpB (TnpB, as the term is used for proteins encoded by IS66 family insertion elements, is considered an accessory protein, since TnpC, encoded by a neighboring gene, is a DDE family transposase.); protein product: MRPLETVRVHLCREAVDFRKAINGLSALVAEDLALDPFSAHVFGFCNRRRDQVKLLVWERNGFVLWQKRLEKDRFPWPRGGEDAVLAVTGRELNWLLDGIDVFRLRPHAELSFSSVR